GTATGTACGAACCATCGGGGATTCCTTATGCAGATCATGCCAGGTGATGAGGTGAGTTCCAGAGAAATTTACGTACCTCAAATAAATGCCACTAAAGTCCAACCGGATAAAGGacattaaaaaatatagaTTAGAAGAGAGGTGGagtgaaatgtagttgggggtggGCATTTagtggcgtccttatttctcaaaataagtGATTTAAATCAATTAGGACACTAAGGCccaagcattagtcttagagaatctatgacatgtaagctaatgctacaaagagaaaaaagtaagttagatcgtcgagaaataaggatgCCATCTACATTTTCCCCGAGGGGTGATGTTTTCTGTACTCATTCCTTAATTTTCAGATGTACGACTGGTTGTATGCAATTAATCCTCTCCTAGCAGGGCAAATGAAAGTGAAAGCGTCAACAAATGGATTACTAAAATCAGGCGTCTAATTATATGTGTTGGTCGTAGTCATACTAACGTAAACTTTGTGCTTTTtacgctgttttttcttccttgttaaCGAATGTCTATTTGAGTTGTTCTGCTATGCCACAAGGGTATTTGTGTTGCTGTTACGTACGATTCGCCGTGCaactgtattttttctcctgaaaagaaaatatttatctGCCCGGTTTTAAGCCCTTTCCTCAAAGAGGTGTAGAATTTTCCCCAGCTAGTCATAGTTTATCTTAACTGATTTCTCAGAGCTGTTTGatttccaatttcatagaaaagctactgtgaatgttttttctcGTGTGGGAATCGCTAATTTCTATTTGTTAATTTGAGAATGTTCGGTATTCTACGCGTATTAGAAACAGCAATcgctgacttttttttcttactagtaAATTGTGTGCGAGTTGCCAAAATGATAAAGAAGATGTTGACTATTTATTGCTAGTCCCATTTATTCTCTAGGTAGTTTGATTAGTTCTTTGTCTTTCCCTTGATCTCTCCCTGATCTCTCACGCCTCAATATTCTCTATGATCTCTGTTTCTGGAGCTTCTGTGTGTAGCACCATAGAGTTCATGGCACGCACGCATATCcatttaataaattatttgccCCATGTGATGTTATCGTCAAACGTTCACATTAGGGAACTGTACAGTGTAaaattcttatatttttcgTCGCAAGAGGGctggtgtggtgtagcggttagagattccacttcctgcacgatcgatcgaaggttcgaatccgccctgatgctcaccaagcctttcatccaagggtcgataaattggtaccagacttgtctgggaggataaaaacactgatctgaAAAATCGGCTaacccccacaagtcattgtgtgggctagttacacgttcgtaaacctcaaacgattctgaattgaggtgaacatggtgacgggtcccaagcggattgattaacgccataaactttatcctttatcctttcgtTGCGAGTGGAAAAGTTCagaaataatccagaaaacgtCTTCTAGTAAACTTTTAACCACTGTCTGATCAGTAAGCATTCACCACCCCACCGTTGCTTGATCCAgatcaaccttttttttcaatattttctttctagaataCCTGGAGATTAAGAAATTTATATGTTACAAGGCAGTTATAAATGTGTTATAAAGTGTTATAAGTAGTAATAGTAACGATATTAGTTTTATAAAGTATAAATATGTTCGAAGATTTGGAGGAAATCCGACTCGCATATGAGTGACGAACAATTATCCGGGGGATTTCAGAGGGTATTAATATTTTCCATGATTCCATCAGAGTTGCAGTGGTTCAGCTGAATCCACAAAGAAATTTATACTCTATTTACTAGATCTATGTCATTCTGGGAGGTTGTTTTTTGATTGAACACATCCAGGAGATGTGTATATAGGTTGTTTTCCGCCAAATGATCCTAGCAGTCTATCGATGCTCTATCGATTTCGCGAAATATCGCTAGGGTAGCTCTGAGATCATACTGCGACAATGAAGCAGTGGccattagtttttatttttgttttgcttaaaaaacaGGTTACAAAGAGCATTTTCCCGATTCCAGAAAAGCAGTTGATACGAGGATGAGAGCAAGGATGAAGTTACagtctataaaaaaaaatttaaaaaattataaaaataaaattaaagttataaaattataaattatactaaaactaaaactaaaatcaCTATTACTATACTATTACTtactaaaattataaaaaaaaagagcaacttAGACATAGAAGAGATAGCTAGAAACAATTACAACGGAAGACAGTTCCTGCTGAAACTCTATGTGCGTCCTCCGGCCAAAAACGGATCGGAATtgcttaaaaataaataaacaaataaatgtaataaaaaaatagtgtaGTAATTAAAtgacaagtaaataaatagatgaataaataaatgaactgcGTTTTAGAATACGTAACACCACAAAAAGTATTGGAGCTGATGGTCCTCGCCATCACGGATTTGACCTGaacatcgatttttttggGACAATTTCGACCCGCCTATCAGTTGTCTGGTAAAGGATTTACTTTTTCTGAACTTTCTCGACGGCTGTAGAGTCTTTGGTTAGCTTCTCTAAGTTCctttacttcattttcatgTTACCTCATATACAATTAAAATTACTTATATTAaaagttaaattaatttaGAACAATTCCACGGTTGTCCTCATGGATTAATACAATTTTGATCTGCTTGATTTGGCAGCGTATGCGATTTGCCTGAGTATCATTTATAATGGTTTCTGACGTTATCGTATAGGCCatatttgtggtttttttttggttcctttgacttattttgctttatttctcATAATTCTTTTAATTCCTCTTTACtatttggttatttttttaaaatctattttgACAACCTCCTCCTCCCTTATTGAGGAACCTCAGGAAAGACTGTTTTAAAAATGGATCGTCTAGGAGGAGGTAAGGCGATCCATTCTTTTTAAGCTTTACCCTctatccttgttttttttttcgtgggtTTTATTAGGCCACTTTATTTCCATCTGTTGtataactttcttttttactcttGTTATCTATAGATGGCTACCCTTAAGATATTTTGAGGTCACATTTTGCTGGTCCACGGGGAGCAATCAAACACGCATTTCTTGCGAGTTCATGTTGCTCAACATCGTGAAATACGAGTAGTAGTGGAACGGGTTCTTTCTCAAAAGGGTCCCGTGGGATTCGTAGCGAATCGGCGACACATGACACGAAATAAGTTTTAATTTATAACTTTCGAGTGCTCGCAAAGTTCTTCGGCGAACTCTACCCGTCCCGGATTCTCGTACTTGATAGTGCCTGAAACAAAATCATTCGTATGGATTACCATGGATCTGGACGTATTATTACGTATTAAGTACTGTTCGAACACTTAGGACCGTTGCACCAATTATTTTGAGTAAAAATCAATCCCAGTCTGAATATCTCAACTTAAcattaaaattttgattttaaattttaattttaatttaggaTTAAGTGTCCTACTTTAATCAAATgtcgcttaggatgcgccaacgagttcacttcaattcaaaatcatagtcgggtcaaaatgacatgaagcatggtgcagttgcgtaagcggttgcggtcGAAGTGACGCGGCGAAGTTAGCTTTCGGAATcaagttgggaccatcgcgaactgcagcgacgaaTGGTGTTAGTAAAAGCCATCACTCGATCCGAACGGCTTCGCctcaccgtgccgcttcgtgctgcaaccgcttacgcaacggcttcaggtcgttttgaccccactatgcATACTTGAGGTTTAAGAGCCCGTGCTTAGGCTTAGAGGGAATTGTAGCGGTAGCCGATGAActaagtcaatgtttttatcctcggaGCCGATAAATCCTGGtacattgaaatttttaacgCGGCTGCTGAAACACAACGATATGGGCTCTTTTGGCTTTTTGTTCCCGAGTGTATAtactaggggatgatgacttgttctagATTAGGCATTTGATATTGGATTCGTACCAGGATttgataaaaatatttctagatTAGGCATATTGGACATTTATAGGATATATTGGAAATGTCCTTACTTTCCAGTCTCTGACGACAGTATCAATCAAatcctggtaccaatttatctgcCCCTTGAGGGATGAACGGcttttggtgagcactagggcggattcgaaccatcgatcgatcgtgcacacAAAGACGAACCTCTTATCTACGGCGCTACACTCGCTCCATTGAAATGTTAAGTTGAGCTGGTTACAAAGTTTTACATTGAAATAgtcattagaagaaaaaaaaaaacaggagtcTGTGTACATTTTTGTGTCCGAATATCCGAATCCTTTAGTTGAGGAGGTCATCGAATCTTCGCCGGACTGTGCATTTAGATCTTTCCGTTGCCCATTCACACACGAGTTTGtaggttttttgtttctaaatctaattttttaaaatttttattctatattatttgCACTATATACTACtatatactattattttaaatttgttttatttttttcgactttatCCTTCCTTAGGGTTTCCCTTAGCTCATGTATTATtgatggaaatgaaataacttctcaaaaaaaaaaaaacaagaagctCTCAAAATTGTCATGCTCCTTCAGAGGATCAGAGGGTAAAATATCTACgaaagaatatttttggtACATATTGTGTGTTCTTAAAAATCTGCACATCAGAGGTTAtgaatttcttctaaattaaaaaaaaagaacagtttaTTAGCGCGAAGTtcacaaacaaaaatgatatGAAAGTACCAGATCAACAGGAATCAACTGAATCATAAATGAAAGAACGAGAGTCACAATTTGGGGTTAGATAACCTTTGTTCTATTTCTAATCACTACGGTACAACTACCAGATGTAAGTGTATTTACGTAGTACACTAAACTTCTACttatttcacattttgaaagttttttgtatttctactAATAAGTATACAGGAGACTACTGAAAGTAAGAGTAGtaatttgttgtttatgttcACGATCCATCCCCGATTTAAATGCTAATTTACCCTGAGTTggacagaaattgaaaaaaaaaaacttttcgtaGCGCTATGCTCAAAGTTTTAGGGTAAAACGATTGATAACGATAGcagaaaataggagaaaaatctagaaacaGTGGCGGAACTTCGGAAAAACGCATATTTCTCGTTAGAGTAGGTATCTCTTCGGAGATGTGAGTAGCCACACTGGGATGGAAGCGTTGACCAGCGAATTTTAAGCATATTGAACATCGCTTCACGATTATTGTGGAACATACGACCAGTGatctgaaaatttccataatttttttcctgaaaatttcaacagTGCTGGgaatgttttatttcatttctgagGAACGTTGTGACGCAATTTTGGATTCATTCTtggagaatgaatgaaaaaggaaaaggcaAACgaggaggaaaaggaaaaggctGAAGAGCAAGTAAACGTAATATGAGGAAAATGCATGGCAGAGAATGAGAAGAAGGGAaaggcaaaagaaaaaggagaaataagtAAAGATGGTACTGAAACcttagaaaatcaataaataaaggagTTGGAAAGAGGGAGAGgtcaggaagaaaagaattagtGGAAAAAGGAAAGGGGAAACAagggagagaggaaaaaaagaagtgctcAAAACTAAAATAAGGAAAACGTACGACTTCCGACCGGTATCCGCATAGTTTTCCGTGTTCTTGAGTGAAACAAGTGGAAAACTTATCGTAATcgctgaaaataaaatgaatttactACTACATAGGATTACTGTAGACGTTTCTTTTGTGCagaggaaattttcgagaCCAGGTAGGCAGTGAGTGATCCGGAAGAATATCTGCACCTAATTATTGATTCCAGTGGCAGTTATAGGATAGGGAGATTTTCTCAGAGGTTCgctttcttcgtctttctttCATCGACGTTCTCTAACTAACATTTTCGACTCAGGACACTTTATTTCCACGAAAGGATTTtactaaatttttttaaaaatgaatttactACTACATAGGATTACTGTAAATGTTCGTTTTGTGCAGAGGAAATTTTCGACACGAGGCTGGCAAATATCCGGAAGAATATCTGCACCTAATTATTGATTTACCTAACAGTTCAAGGATAGGGAACcgttgagaaattttctcaacgGTTCgctttcttcgtctttctttCATCGACGTTCCCTATCTAACATTTTCAACTCAGGACACTTTATTTCCACGAACGCttgttattcgtttttttataaggctgcctttaagaggtgACTTGACACGAAATGGGCCAAATCGTTGGCGAGAAAaaacacgcacacatacacactcGAATAGAACAGTTTTTTCGAGAAGCTTCGAAATGTTTTCGTTCGTAGGGTTTGGCGGATAGAGTTAGCGAATACTATGTACCTGCAAATATTCTGGATATTCTGTTGAGATTGATTTCGAGCGAATAGATGCATGCTTTCCTTAAGATTTATCGTTTGAACACGACATGATTGCGAGAGTTCATGGCCGTTTTCCCTCCAACACGGGAATTGTGCTCGAACTTCTGAAAAGACACATTTGAATAGGTTTTAACCCCTGCAGCGAAGAACTAGTCACTGCATGTTTCATtagaaaatcaatttattttgttgatttctagttttttctccGTAGAAGTTGTCAATCAAACGGAAATTTCTCCTCGCCCCTGAcaggaaaaatgaattttgtttgCATTGAATTTTCTATAGCTTCTACAAAGCGTTCAAATGGGAAAAGTTATCTTTGAGTACTTGCGGTGTTCCTACGTGAAGCATGAAAAGCTGATGaatatagaaatttgaaaatttcacaacTTTCCCAGGCAAACGTTTATTTATCTGCTTCAAAGATGAAACTTCTATGTATACCTTCCAAATGGGCACAAGCGTCCTGCCACGATTTGATACCAGCCAAAAGAATTGCGGATTCTTGCGATTTGTTGCATCGATTCAGGCAAAGTTCAAGAGCTGCGTTActcctgcaaaaaaagagactaTAATACTTGGATAAAATCTGAGAAACTTTAAAAGAACTCCAGGAAACTTTGAGCACGCTTGTTGCCTTTGtagaatataataaataaaaaataaaataaaataatgaaatcacaaATGATACTCAGAGGTTTCCATTCAGTTGGAAGCCTCCAAAGCGTGCTCCTTCGCCAGAGAAAATCACTAAATCAtcatttaacaaaattttccaaacattttGTTATCCTGGAAAACAAATTCAAGCCGAAAAATCCGTTCCGAGGTTTTGGTTGAGAAGTAGATATTTCGAACACAGTATCGCTTCccaatataatttttttttattttttttacttctactcCGCAGCAACcgttataaaaattttaaaccaCTGGAAGACATTTatggaaaaatcaacaaagCAAATTATGAAAACGTCAATCTCTTCCTCTCTTCGATATCCTCTCATTCTCTGAAATTTAAGTATCAATTTTTATGAAGTGAGGatttattcctatttatttgGCAACTAACAGAGACCCCTTTGCAAGGGAGAACCGAGAACCGAGataattttttggaatcaCAATTTCCTCCTTTCCTCATAAACATGAAATTTCATGGATATGGGACATGTTTTTGGATTTCAGACTTATGAGACTACGAAAAAATCCATTCGTCAAATTTTTTGCGGACATAAAAAATTTGGGACCCCTTCTCCGGCACCACTATGTATTATAACGTTAGCTTCCCTAGGTCCTTACACCAATAGGCTACACATGTTTGTTTCATCCATAGTACTAaaattttcagggaaaaaaatgaaatagatgtATTGTTATGaccattttaattattttgtacttttcttcTAACAATTTTCAATCCTCCCTTGTGCGATTAACCCTGCCACTATAAAcgatttttctaggaaaacacAGAGCGAGGAGTCAATGAGTTTAACAATGATGTAgcttttttattcctatttttgttCGAAATTAAAAGGATCTTCTTCTATAAtattactaaaaaaatagaggaatttAATTAGGGAattattatttagaaaaatacaagAGTAAAATTTTTATCAGCTGACTATTTTAACTACGAGAAaggtgaaatttttcagagGTCCCAGTTATGAGCATTAAAAACTCCCTGCAcacattgaaagaaaaaaaaaatctctgtttCTATTGTGCCCAGATTTTAGCTATTACTCTTTTCTATTCCCTCTTTGTGTTTCTCAAAAGAGTTTAAAAgctgagcatttttttttctggcccTCATATAGTGCAACATAGTCCTAGGCAAATAACAAAGTagcatttttcttaaaatgatCCCTATGTCGAGCTACATGTATATATCTATTTCCATCTTGCATGTCATGCTCTTTTCTTGCCTGAATTGCCGGAGGATGTTCGACGAGAGAAGCACATTCCCCCTAATTTCATGACCAGAAAATGATATATAGGAGAGGTGACTGAAATTGCTTACGATCACCCAACATGATTCAATTTTCCGTAAAGGATGCACGGGAGGAAAAGGTCCCCCGATGAGAGAGCGAATATGAGAGAGACGGAAAAGACATGGAATGAAGAGAGTggttgacgtttttttttattcggtGGTGGGTACAGAAATGATTAGAAAACTCAAACACACATTTCTCAGACTCCAATAttctaacaaaagaaaatttgtctACCAGTCACTGCTCCTTtttgttccaaatttttctttcttatgctttttctcaaagaagGAAGATCCATTCTGCGCCTGGGAGAATGGGAGGTCTATTCTTCAATTTACTAGCAGAATGGACCTCCcatcttgaagaaaaaaatcaataaaaaatttgtTAGAGATAACTCTGTTGGTTTTTTAAGGTTCCCAACCCtaggtttttctcttttttttgttctttaaggTTTTCagcgttattattattattattattattattattattattattattattattattattattattattactattattattattattattattattattattattattattattattattattattattattattattattattattattattattattattattattattagcacTACTACGGTACCTTACGGCGTAACCATAGATGATTGATGATGTGAACGATTAGATcttttacatacatatttcctGCACAGgtcaaaaattagtttttaattttatttagttcgagttttttttgaatttctttcttgtatAATTGCTTTCCGATCTTCTTTTTATCTCGAATTTATGTGAAGAGACAAAAATTCAGGAACTAATTCTCAATAATGCCCATGTTTTGGGAGATTTTCGTGCGATTCCAAACTTCAACCATTTGTTAAAGTATCCTACTGTTTCGGGATTTTAATTCCGAACGACGAGGTGAGTTTTAGGAAGTCACTGTCAttaattccgttcatttcatCCTCACTTCTACTTTACCCCTCCAGTATCGAAAATAACAATCGgagaagtcagaaaaaaagaactattatTGACCTTCTTAAATTATAGCACCGTAAATCCTAAAAAGAACcattattccactttttttcccgGCGTCGTAACTTCAGTCTATATCCACTTCTTCTATGTGGATTTGAGATCCCGATAATTCGCAGGAAAGTGGGTGATTGTCCTTTTTGTCCTCTACACACTTCCTATTGAAACGTCTGTCAACAATAGAACTCTCTAATTTCATCTCCCTCGAGACGCTCGCGGGGCCAAGAACAAATTCAAAAGTCGTGTActttgcgcttttttttttcgtggtccCTTCATCTTTCTCTTAGTGGTTAACTTTAGtaggaaatgagaaaattattttactaCTGCagcaatttctggaagaagcaGTTATCCTATctctaaaaaattagaatttaccAAGAAAAGAAGTGATTTAATCAAATCCAGAACTATGTACTATTTCATTAGGTGGAGAATATAATCACGTCGTATTAGATTTAGATCCATTATGGTCCCTGAAGGGAATTGAGAGAGTATATTCTAAGAAAAGTGCCCCAGGCCTTAATGTcaataaattttccaaatagTTTCATGCTACTTCCCCACTCTAAAGGAGTAATATATGATGGAAAAATCGATCAAGAAATTGCCAGAGAATGCGGAAAGCGCTCGGTTCTTTACTATTCAGCAAAACTCTGATGGAAATATAAATTGGGGAGGGCGGCTATAGTCAGCGGTTGCAGATAAAACGCCCGTTGATTTTCTttatgaattttcattttgttccaaaaaaccTCTCTGACCCGTAGAACGGTAAAACTATGCAGGAGTTTCAGTCTAATCACAATCCTCCGaattttccggtttttttccCAGGTTGATTTTTGCTAAtcgcccaaaaaaaaaaatactaagatAATTCCATACGAAAGAATTGTGAATGggaatgtaatttttcttttccaacgaGGAAATGAGTTGACGAAAGAATTAACGAATGTATGATTTGATCAAAACAATCTGGAATAGCTGCAAATGATTTCTTTCCAATCTGTCGCATTTTTAATtgtgattattatttttacaacGAAATAATTTGGCCAAAAATTCCAATAATCGCTTCCTTGAAGGTGAAGAAATGTTTTATGATCTTCTTGGGATCTTTTTCTCTGATTCTCGCCCAAATTTCAACACTTCCaactgttttttctccttcaagaaaaattaataccAGATATCCTCTGTGATGACGTTATTCGTTAAACATTATTAAATCTACACAATTTTGTGAACACTTATGCCATTCGGCATCAACAAAAATAGCTGAAATAAGAGAATTTTAAGATGCAAGGAAATCACTGTATTTCCACCGtattttctagactttctttattgaaatccagaaaaaaagaacaatggtTGAAAACCACTACGTGGCTTGGAGGAGAAAACAATCAGTCGGCCATATTTTATAACGGATGCGTGGTATCGTCAATAATAAGGGGATTTCTAGGATTTGTTTAAATTATGGGTCACGCGGCGTTCCCTCAAATCCCTCGTACTTTGTGGCATTGATGTcatagaaaagatgaaaaattgcagaaatacCGGGGATTTTTTGGTTAGGAATTCGTTGGCAGTCGTCACAGATTTTTCTTGACGGAAATTTCAGATtcccagctttttttctggaaatatttcagtgaATCTCTTAGCGAACGAACGTGATAACCAACCATTCGGCTGTTGTTTTTCCTCTAATGTTAGTACCACATCACATTACGCCATTGTGAGCATTCGTAAAAGAACAATAACGAGCATTAGGAGCGCTCGTAACGGGGCTCGACCTCTCACACAAATATCCTCTCTCTCTTTGAATGTAAATggtcagaaaacaaaaaaaaatctccagcTTGTTTGCACGAATTAGCTGAGATTCTTGGAAtattggggaaaaaatgggatgaattaaaggcatcacctcacgaatctggagtggtacggatttccggtggagtattcgtatacgcggTCGCAGATTATGTGGAGGaaggtgactccgtccatttcttcctaattcccgtagaacacggcccggaagatacggcttcgagcgttccggcgcgctattttctacaaggagttcgattggagcgcgccagctctgtgcggcgccgcatcttctgggacgttttttacgggaattaggaaaaaatggacggaatcacccctctccataatccacgactcCGTAGACGAATATTCCACTTGAAATtcgcgccacctcagattcgtggagtgatgcgtTTAAGGATTTTTGCATGTGAAATGGAACAGCATAGGGAAATATCAATGCATTGTCATCCCCAGAAGACCATCAACATCTGTTTGATTTTGATCATTTTGTGGAATACTGGAATTATgagtaatatttatttttcaagggAATTTCCCGTAACATGGTGGATAGAGATTttactgcgttttttttttctagcaattcCAAACGGTAGAacgggaaaaattcaaaaatcttccCACTGTCCTCATGCTAAGATTTAGGAACAAAATAACAATTCCTGGTGAGCGCGTCGCTCtattttcattagttttttttctttaaaattatttctaatttctaccAGTCACTCGGTAACGTTGGAAATGTTTCAtttgacagaaaaaataatttaataagaaagaataataagaaaaattgcgAGAAAAATTTAGGAACGCAGTACAGAAGTAGAAAGAAGAGCGTTTTGATTAAAGTAGTAAATTGAAGGAATACTCTTGTGAATGAAGGTGTTCTGGAAAGGGTACGAGCTCTATGATTACAGTAATGGATAAAATACAAACTAAATATTTGGACAGACTTGCAATTATAACTACCGTGATTTTAAtcacttatttattacatttatacTTATAATTTTACAGTGActtgtatttatatattattattgttttatttttgtttactgcTTATCGTCATTATTTGTCGTTCGATAACCTCATGAACGTATGTAAACAAAACTACATAATAGGCAGTTGAGTGAATAATcacaaaaacttttcaatCCATTCTCAGAAACGGCGGAAAAGACACGAAGTAAAGTTTTGCCCTTTtgaaggcttttttttcatgaagtgGGTGCCAGTTTCTAACATTTAAAGGTTAGCAATGAATAAATTCGTTAGTTACGTAAGTAGGTCAAATAAAAAACACGATAACATGACCTTGCGCGGCCGTGATGCGTTCGTTTGTTGAGTGTGTCaatgaaaatcagaaaattcagCAAATAACAATTAAAACGTGCCAGAATACAAGGAATTTGACAAATTTCTTGGATGTGGACGAAATATTATCCATTATGAAAGAAAGTAGGTAAAATCCCATGAAAATCCTAAGTATAACTTCTTTTTAGAGTTGTTCAGTTGTTTGCAACGTTATagctttctcttcctttcttttttctcggaaatatttctattccGCTTCACTACGTTTCAATGTCATCGTTAGGCATCGTTTGCAATCCGAACTTCGGATAACAAGCAAAAGGGCAAGGAAATCCACCTCCTTGTTCTTTCCTTTAAGATTTTTATGATTAGgcagatgtttttttcgaaacatttttcaaaaaaaaaggtcttcAAAGA
This is a stretch of genomic DNA from Necator americanus strain Aroian chromosome II, whole genome shotgun sequence. It encodes these proteins:
- a CDS encoding hypothetical protein (NECATOR_CHRII.G8616.T2), translated to MDNEWSTDFTLPLLNLLRTTGNETAAYLKAKLICESNAALELCLNRCNKSQESAILLAGIKSWQDACAHLEEVRAQFPCWRENGHELSQSCRVQTINLKESMHLFARNQSQQNIQNICRSMVIHTNDFVSGTIKYENPGRVEFAEELCEHSKVIN
- a CDS encoding hypothetical protein (NECATOR_CHRII.G8617.T1), whose protein sequence is MHGRKRSPDERANMRETEKTWNEESALLLLLLLLLLLLLLLLLLLLLLLLLLLLLLLLLLLLLLLLLLLLLLLLLLLLLLLALLRYLTA
- a CDS encoding hypothetical protein (NECATOR_CHRII.G8616.T1) codes for the protein MHLAGNPDCSATLLPRHAGAKPTTIVNCGVCSNNEEDVVTSVRIPCDMCLLLIVLAVIVGSCAEIRVNFCVLRCKDNHMREMDNEWSTDFTLPLLNLLRTTGNETAAYLKAKLICESNAALELCLNRCNKSQESAILLAGIKSWQDACAHLEEVRAQFPCWRENGHELSQSCRVQTINLKESMHLFARNQSQQNIQNICSDYDKFSTCFTQEHGKLCGYRSEVITGRMFHNNREAMFNMLKIRWSTLPSQCGYSHLRRDTYSNEKYAFFRSSATVSRFFSYFLLSLSIVLP